From Carya illinoinensis cultivar Pawnee chromosome 5, C.illinoinensisPawnee_v1, whole genome shotgun sequence, one genomic window encodes:
- the LOC122310647 gene encoding F-box/kelch-repeat protein At5g60570-like: protein MVFRYSLEEPTGKMEGAGCEAPATAGVQGCGVKQLPKSYDQECGYLQKDLDLLANSLLARHNGSKDVEKCLLDKKVHIPNIESMMPKKIKPMIMARSGEKCDGQASDDSFLPGLPDDAALDVLAWSNRSYYPNLACLNKKFKSLIESGDLYKLRRRLGVVEHWVYLACIMMPWEAFDPVRERWMRLPRMPCDECFTCADKESLAVGTKLLVFGRELSGFAIWMYSLVTRDWSRCDLMNWPRCLFGSSSLGEVAIVAGGSDKNGHILKSAELYNSELGTWQALADMNVPRKLCSGFFMDGKFYVIGGMSSHTNRLTCGEEYDMEMGTWRRIQNMYPVSGVGREPAMCSPPLVAVVNNQLYSADQATNEVKKYDKINNSWAVVKRLPVRADSSNGWGLAFKACGNSLLVIGGHRGPEGEVIVLHSWDPKEGNQDWRILSVRERAGAFVYNCAVMGC from the coding sequence ATGGTGTTCAGATATTCTCTCGAGGAACCAACTGGGAAAATGGAAGGAGCAGGTTGTGAAGCACCAGCCACAGCTGGTGTGCAGGGTTGTGGAGTAAAACAGCTTCCAAAATCCTATGATCAAGAGTGTGGGTATTTACAGAAGGATTTGGATCTGTTGGCAAATTCTCTATTGGCTAGACATAATGGCTCGAAAGATGTTGAGAAATGCTTGCTGGACAAGAAGGTGCATATTCCTAACATTGAGAGCATGATGCCGAAGAAAATCAAGCCAATGATCATGGCAAGGTCTGGGGAGAAGTGTGATGGTCAGGCATCAGATGATAGCTTCCTACCAGGTCTCCCTGATGATGCAGCATTAGATGTGTTGGCCTGGAGCAATAGATCATACTACCCAAATCTGGCCTGtttgaacaaaaaattcaaGTCCTTGATTGAGAGTGGAGATTTATACAAATTGAGGCGACGACTTGGTGTGGTTGAGCACTGGGTTTATCTTGCCTGTATAATGATGCCATGGGAAGCATTTGATCCTGTTAGAGAGAGATGGATGAGATTGCCCAGGATGCCTTGTGATGAGTGTTTTACTTGTGCAGACAAGGAGTCTCTTGCTGTAGGGACCAAGCTACTTGTCTTTGGCCGCGAGTTATCAGGATTTGCAATTTGGATGTATAGCTTGGTTACTCGGGATTGGTCAAGATGCGATCTAATGAACTGGCCCCGCTGTCTGTTTGGCTCAAGCAGCCTTGGGGAAGTTGCTATTGTAGCTGGTGGAAGTGACAAGAATGGTCATATTCTAAAATCTGCTGAGCTTTACAATTCTGAACTGGGTACCTGGCAAGCTTTGGCAGATATGAATGTCCCTCGCAAACTGTGTTCTGGCTTCTTTATGGATGGGAAGTTTTATGTGATTGGTGGAATGTCAAGCCATACGAATCGTTTAACTTGTGGTGAAGAATATGACATGGAAATGGGAACATGGAGGAGGATACAGAACATGTATCCAGTTTCTGGTGTGGGGAGAGAGCCAGCTATGTGTTCCCCTCCTCTGGTAGCTGTTGTAAATAATCAGCTTTATTCTGCTGATCAAGCAACAAATGAAGTCAAGAAATATGACAAAATCAATAACTCATGGGCAGTTGTGAAGAGGTTGCCAGTTAGGGCTGACTCATCCAATGGTTGGGGCCTAGCATTTAAGGCATGTGGAAACAGCTTGTTAGTGATCGGAGGACACAGGGGACCTGAAGGGGAAGTTATTGTGCTGCACTCTTGGGATCCAAAGGAAGGAAACCAAGATTGGCGCATCCTTTCTGTCAGGGAGCGAGCAGGTGCTTTTGTCTACAACTGCGCGGTAATGGGCTGTTAA